Proteins encoded in a region of the Streptomyces sp. NBC_00310 genome:
- a CDS encoding alpha/beta hydrolase, protein MSAGPAGHVTRSFDIPNSETADRTPSRAPRTPLRRFLRTDDGVNIEAVYNRKSVVYNASDDTGTPSSGHLAVVVAHGFTGDINRPHVRRVVDVLARYGAVVTFSFRGHGRSGGHSTVGDREVLDLAAAVRWARELGHERVATVGFSMGGSVVLRHAALPDGPDGPDAVVSVSAPARWYYRGTAPMRRVHWLITRPAGRLVGRYGFRTRIHHRDWDPVPLSPVESVPLIAPTPLLIVHGDRDGYFPVDHPEMLAAAAGDDGELWLEKGMGHAENAASEELLDRIGAWLAKSVPR, encoded by the coding sequence ATGAGTGCTGGTCCGGCAGGTCATGTGACGCGATCTTTCGACATTCCGAACTCTGAGACGGCCGATCGAACCCCCTCGAGGGCGCCCCGAACCCCTTTGCGCAGGTTTCTACGCACTGACGACGGGGTGAATATCGAGGCCGTATACAACCGGAAGTCCGTCGTATACAACGCCTCCGACGACACCGGAACTCCATCCTCCGGCCACCTCGCCGTCGTCGTCGCCCACGGCTTCACGGGCGACATTAATCGTCCGCATGTTCGAAGGGTGGTGGACGTGCTCGCCCGGTACGGGGCCGTCGTGACGTTCTCCTTCCGGGGCCACGGACGGTCCGGCGGCCACTCCACGGTCGGGGACCGCGAGGTGCTCGACCTCGCGGCGGCGGTCCGCTGGGCCCGTGAGCTCGGCCACGAGCGGGTCGCCACGGTCGGCTTCTCGATGGGGGGCTCGGTCGTCCTGCGCCACGCGGCCCTCCCCGACGGCCCCGACGGCCCCGACGCGGTCGTCTCCGTCAGCGCCCCGGCCCGCTGGTACTACCGAGGCACGGCCCCGATGCGCCGCGTCCACTGGCTCATCACCCGCCCCGCCGGCCGCCTGGTCGGCCGCTACGGCTTCCGCACCCGCATCCACCACCGCGACTGGGACCCCGTCCCCCTCTCCCCGGTGGAATCCGTCCCCCTCATCGCCCCCACCCCGCTGCTGATCGTCCACGGCGACAGGGACGGCTACTTCCCGGTCGACCACCCCGAGATGCTGGCGGCAGCGGCGGGCGACGACGGCGAACTGTGGCTGGAGAAGGGGATGGGGCACGCGGAGAACGCGGCGAGCGAGGAACTGCTGGACCGGATCGGGGCGTGGCTGGCGAAGAGCGTGCCCCGATGA
- a CDS encoding response regulator transcription factor, with protein MSSLLLLTNALQPSTEVLPALGLLLHNVRVAPAEGPALVDTPGADVILIDGRRDLPQVRSLCQLLRSTGPGCPLILVVTEGGLAAVTADWGIDDVLLDTAGPAEVEARLRLAMGRQQIVNDDSPMEIRNGDLSVDEATYSAKLKGRVLDLTFKEFELLKYLAQHPGRVFTRAQLLQEVWGYDYFGGTRTVDVHVRRLRAKLGPEHESLIGTVRNVGYRFVTPEKAERATDDAKGKPASSKAEDADETAPLDSVEITAEA; from the coding sequence ATGAGTTCTCTGCTGCTCCTGACCAACGCCCTCCAGCCTTCCACCGAGGTGCTTCCGGCCCTCGGCCTGCTGCTGCACAACGTGCGCGTGGCCCCGGCCGAAGGCCCCGCTCTCGTCGACACCCCCGGTGCGGACGTCATCCTGATCGACGGACGCCGTGATCTCCCACAGGTCCGCAGCCTGTGTCAGCTGCTCCGCTCCACCGGCCCCGGCTGCCCCCTCATCCTCGTCGTGACCGAGGGCGGTCTCGCCGCCGTCACCGCGGACTGGGGCATCGACGACGTGCTCCTCGACACGGCCGGCCCCGCCGAGGTCGAGGCCCGGCTGCGGCTGGCCATGGGCCGGCAGCAGATCGTCAACGACGACTCCCCCATGGAGATCCGCAACGGCGACCTCTCGGTGGACGAGGCGACCTACAGCGCCAAGCTCAAGGGGCGCGTCCTCGACCTCACCTTCAAGGAGTTCGAGCTCCTCAAGTACCTCGCCCAGCACCCGGGCCGCGTCTTCACCCGCGCCCAGCTGCTCCAGGAGGTCTGGGGCTATGACTACTTCGGCGGTACGCGGACGGTCGACGTCCACGTACGACGGCTGCGCGCCAAGCTCGGCCCCGAGCACGAGTCGCTGATCGGGACCGTCCGGAACGTCGGTTATCGATTCGTTACGCCCGAGAAGGCGGAGCGCGCCACCGACGACGCCAAGGGCAAGCCCGCCTCCTCAAAGGCGGAGGATGCGGACGAGACGGCGCCCCTGGACAGCGTCGAGATCACGGCCGAGGCGTAG
- a CDS encoding LacI family DNA-binding transcriptional regulator, giving the protein MAKVTRDDVARLAGTSTAVVSYVINNGPRPVAPATRERVLAAIKELGYRPDRVAQAMASRRTDLIGMIVPDARQPFFGEMTHAVEQAAAERGKMVLVGNTDYVAEREVHYLRAFLGMRVSGLILVSHALNDNAAAEIEAWDARVVLLHERPEAIDDVAVVTDDVGGAKLAVEHLLSHGYEYVACMGGIAETPLVGDPVSDHVEGWRRAMDEAGIPTEGRLFHALYNRYDAYQTALELLSGPARPPAIFCSTDDQAIGVLRAARELRIEVPGELAVAGFDDVKEAALTDPPLTTIATDRTGMARAAVDLVLDDGIRVPGSRRERVKLFPSKLVARRSCGCE; this is encoded by the coding sequence GTGGCCAAGGTGACTCGGGATGACGTGGCAAGACTGGCGGGTACGTCGACCGCCGTCGTCAGTTACGTCATCAACAACGGACCCCGGCCGGTTGCCCCGGCCACGCGCGAGCGTGTCCTCGCCGCGATCAAGGAACTGGGGTACCGGCCCGACCGCGTCGCCCAGGCGATGGCGTCACGGCGCACCGATCTCATAGGCATGATCGTGCCGGACGCGCGCCAGCCCTTCTTCGGGGAGATGACCCACGCGGTCGAGCAGGCCGCCGCCGAGCGCGGAAAGATGGTGCTCGTCGGCAACACCGACTACGTCGCCGAGCGCGAGGTCCACTATCTGCGGGCGTTCCTCGGGATGCGTGTCTCCGGGCTGATCCTCGTCAGCCACGCCCTCAACGACAACGCCGCCGCCGAGATAGAGGCGTGGGACGCACGGGTCGTGCTGCTGCACGAGCGGCCCGAGGCGATCGACGACGTGGCCGTGGTGACCGACGACGTCGGCGGCGCGAAGCTCGCCGTGGAGCATCTGCTGTCCCACGGCTACGAGTACGTCGCCTGTATGGGCGGTATCGCCGAGACCCCGCTCGTCGGTGACCCCGTCTCCGACCACGTCGAGGGCTGGCGGCGGGCCATGGACGAGGCCGGGATCCCGACCGAGGGGCGGCTCTTCCACGCGCTCTACAACCGGTACGACGCGTACCAGACGGCGCTGGAGCTGTTGTCGGGGCCGGCTCGGCCACCGGCGATCTTCTGCTCCACGGACGACCAGGCGATCGGTGTGCTGCGGGCCGCGCGTGAGCTGCGGATCGAGGTGCCGGGCGAGTTGGCCGTGGCCGGGTTCGACGACGTCAAGGAGGCGGCGTTGACGGATCCGCCGCTGACGACGATCGCGACGGATCGTACGGGGATGGCTCGGGCCGCGGTGGATCTGGTGCTCGATGACGGAATCCGGGTGCCCGGGTCCCGGCGGGAGCGGGTGAAGCTGTTCCCGTCGAAGCTGGTGGCTCGGCGGTCGTGCGGGTGCGAGTAG
- a CDS encoding S1C family serine protease yields MTESFRRSGEYENPYQGQQHSGYAEGETQQQPAYPQQQAPAPVNPEWPPPPAYDPVASTTGHAGYGQPAATATSAPTALLTEPVSSAATPDSAGSAPASRRRARGPIALLAAVAFVAAAIGGGTAYGIQELTGTDTVASSSTSTSVVPTSQKGTVSGVATAVSPSIVEISATSNAGESTGSGVIITSDGEIITNNHVISGASQIKVTTSNGKSYTAEVVGTDSKKDLALIKLRDASGLKAATLGDSAGVKVGDQVVAIGSPEGLTGTVTSGIVSALDRDVTVSTGESQGQQQQQQGGGGQWPFEFGGQEFNGDTGSSTTTYKALQTDASLNPGNSGGALIDMNGNIIGINSAMYSAADATSSSAGSVGLGFAIPVNTVKADLSTLRAGGSD; encoded by the coding sequence ATGACCGAGAGCTTCCGCCGCAGCGGCGAGTACGAGAACCCCTACCAGGGGCAGCAGCACTCCGGGTACGCCGAGGGCGAGACCCAGCAGCAGCCCGCGTACCCCCAGCAGCAGGCCCCCGCCCCGGTGAACCCGGAGTGGCCGCCCCCGCCGGCGTACGACCCGGTGGCGTCTACGACCGGCCACGCCGGCTACGGGCAGCCCGCCGCCACGGCGACCTCGGCTCCCACCGCGCTCCTCACCGAGCCGGTGTCCTCCGCCGCCACCCCTGACTCCGCCGGGTCCGCGCCCGCGTCGAGAAGGCGTGCCCGGGGTCCCATCGCACTGCTGGCGGCCGTGGCGTTCGTCGCGGCGGCGATCGGCGGCGGTACGGCGTACGGCATCCAGGAGCTGACCGGTACGGACACCGTGGCCTCCAGCTCCACCAGCACGAGCGTGGTGCCGACCAGCCAGAAGGGCACGGTCTCCGGCGTCGCCACGGCGGTCAGCCCCAGCATCGTGGAGATCAGCGCCACGTCGAACGCGGGCGAGTCCACCGGTTCCGGTGTGATCATCACCAGCGACGGCGAGATCATCACCAACAACCACGTGATCTCCGGCGCCTCCCAGATCAAGGTGACGACGAGCAACGGCAAGTCCTACACGGCCGAGGTCGTCGGCACCGACAGCAAGAAGGACCTCGCCCTCATCAAGCTGCGGGACGCCTCCGGGCTGAAGGCCGCGACCCTCGGCGACTCCGCCGGCGTCAAGGTCGGCGACCAGGTCGTGGCGATCGGCTCCCCCGAGGGCCTGACCGGCACGGTCACCAGCGGCATCGTCTCCGCCCTCGACCGTGACGTGACGGTCTCGACGGGCGAGAGCCAGGGTCAGCAGCAGCAACAGCAGGGCGGCGGCGGCCAGTGGCCGTTCGAGTTCGGCGGCCAGGAGTTCAACGGTGACACCGGCTCCTCCACGACCACGTACAAGGCCCTCCAGACGGACGCCTCCCTCAACCCCGGCAACTCCGGCGGCGCCCTCATCGACATGAACGGCAACATCATCGGCATCAACTCCGCGATGTACTCCGCCGCGGACGCCACCTCGTCCAGCGCCGGCAGCGTCGGCCTCGGCTTCGCGATCCCGGTCAACACGGTCAAGGCCGACCTGAGCACGCTGCGGGCGGGCGGCTCGGACTGA